One segment of Streptomyces sp. TG1A-8 DNA contains the following:
- a CDS encoding antitoxin, giving the protein MSFMDKIKGMLKGHENTADKGIDRGGDYLDQRTGNKYRSQVDTGQDKLRDEYGNPQDRPPQT; this is encoded by the coding sequence ATGTCCTTCATGGACAAGATCAAGGGCATGCTCAAGGGCCATGAGAACACGGCCGACAAGGGCATCGACAGGGGCGGGGACTACCTCGACCAGCGCACCGGGAACAAGTACCGGTCGCAGGTCGACACCGGCCAGGACAAGCTGAGGGACGAGTACGGCAACCCTCAGGACCGGCCACCGCAGACCTGA
- a CDS encoding polysaccharide deacetylase family protein, whose protein sequence is MQKDHLFTRRRILLTGAAALGAAGAAGVVVEGGGTQSPTPAPVPGPQARQVLGPSAFRLRPLTGYGPPRPVPGRPEVRHEPILRLSGRGRHMVLTFDDGPHPDYTPHILDTLARYDVRAMFFVCGEMAVDNKGLLARMADEGHVVGNHTWTHPLLTTLDRGEIRSEMERTSDVIEDAYGERPQWFRAPYGAWNRAAFQLGADMGMEPMAWTVDSLDWTAPGTDTVVDRVESGAAPGVVVLSHDAGGDRSQSVRAIRRYLPHLIGSGYHFTVPRRRLG, encoded by the coding sequence ATGCAGAAGGATCACTTGTTCACGCGGCGCCGGATCCTGCTCACCGGCGCCGCAGCGCTGGGAGCCGCGGGCGCCGCGGGAGTGGTCGTGGAGGGCGGCGGGACACAGTCCCCCACCCCCGCCCCCGTCCCCGGCCCCCAGGCGCGCCAGGTGCTCGGGCCCTCCGCCTTCCGGCTCCGGCCACTCACCGGATACGGCCCCCCGCGCCCCGTCCCCGGCAGGCCCGAGGTGCGGCACGAACCCATCCTGCGCCTCTCCGGACGCGGCCGGCACATGGTGCTGACCTTCGACGACGGCCCCCACCCGGACTACACCCCGCACATCCTGGACACACTGGCCCGGTACGACGTGCGGGCGATGTTCTTCGTGTGCGGGGAGATGGCCGTCGACAACAAGGGCCTGCTGGCCCGGATGGCCGACGAGGGGCACGTGGTCGGCAACCACACCTGGACGCACCCCCTGCTGACCACCCTCGACCGCGGGGAGATCCGCTCCGAGATGGAGCGCACCAGCGACGTCATCGAGGACGCCTACGGCGAGCGCCCCCAGTGGTTCCGCGCGCCCTACGGCGCCTGGAACCGCGCGGCCTTCCAACTCGGCGCCGACATGGGCATGGAGCCGATGGCCTGGACCGTCGACAGCCTCGACTGGACCGCCCCGGGCACCGACACCGTCGTCGACCGGGTCGAGAGCGGCGCCGCCCCCGGCGTCGTGGTGCTCTCCCACGACGCCGGGGGCGACCGTTCCCAGAGCGTCCGCGCGATCCGCCGGTACCTGCCGCACCTGATCGGCTCCGGCTACCACTTCACCGTGCCGCGCCGCCGGCTCGGCTGA
- a CDS encoding succinate dehydrogenase/fumarate reductase iron-sulfur subunit translates to MKLTLRVWRQKNADSDGAMSTYELDGISSDMSFLEMLDVLNEQLILSGEEPVAFDHDCREGICGACSLVINGEAHGPERTTACQLHMRSFRDGDTIDIEPWRAAAFPVIKDLVVDRSAFDRIIQAGGYITAPTGSAPEAHATPVPKADADFAFEHAECIGCGACVAACPNGAAMLFTSAKVNHLNVLPQGAPERETRVLDMVTQMDSEGFGGCTLAGECATVCPKGIPLMSITSMNKEWLRAARKSGKR, encoded by the coding sequence ATGAAGCTCACCCTGCGCGTCTGGCGGCAGAAGAACGCCGACTCCGACGGCGCGATGTCCACGTACGAGCTGGACGGCATCTCGTCCGACATGTCCTTCCTGGAGATGCTGGACGTCCTCAACGAGCAGCTCATCCTGTCGGGGGAGGAGCCCGTCGCGTTCGACCACGACTGCCGCGAGGGCATCTGCGGTGCCTGCTCGCTCGTCATCAACGGCGAGGCGCACGGCCCCGAGCGGACCACCGCCTGCCAGCTGCACATGCGGTCCTTCCGGGACGGCGACACCATCGACATCGAGCCGTGGCGGGCCGCCGCGTTCCCGGTCATCAAGGACCTGGTGGTCGACCGCTCCGCGTTCGACCGGATCATCCAGGCCGGCGGGTACATCACCGCGCCGACCGGGTCCGCGCCGGAGGCACACGCCACGCCGGTGCCGAAGGCCGACGCCGACTTCGCCTTCGAGCACGCCGAGTGCATCGGGTGCGGGGCCTGCGTGGCGGCGTGCCCCAACGGGGCGGCGATGCTGTTCACCTCCGCCAAGGTCAACCACCTCAACGTGCTGCCGCAGGGGGCCCCCGAGCGGGAGACGCGGGTGCTGGACATGGTGACGCAGATGGACTCCGAGGGCTTCGGCGGATGCACGCTGGCCGGCGAGTGCGCGACCGTCTGCCCGAAGGGCATCCCGCTCATGTCCATCACCAGCATGAACAAGGAATGGCTGCGGGCCGCCCGCAAGTCGGGCAAGAGGTAA
- a CDS encoding LysR family transcriptional regulator encodes MQFQQLQYFVAVAETRHFTRAAERVHVAQPSLSQQVKALERELGADLFLRARGNITLTDAGEALLPLARRILADADTARHEVQELVQLRRGRVRLGATPSLCTGLLPDVLRAFHDRYPGIRLLIEEGGSHDLVRELARGALDLALVVLPLPAPAPALTAVELLREDLVVVSSPEVPAPGRDGRAVEVGDLAGERLVMFRHGYDLRELTVAACRSAGFEPEFSVEGGEMDAVLGFVRAGLGVAVVPRMVAARAGRGLRVTPLARPGLHRVIALAHRSDVAPPRAARELQRMLLER; translated from the coding sequence ATGCAGTTCCAGCAGCTCCAGTATTTCGTGGCCGTAGCCGAAACCCGGCATTTCACCCGGGCCGCCGAACGGGTCCACGTGGCCCAGCCCTCCTTGTCGCAGCAGGTCAAGGCGCTGGAGCGGGAGCTGGGCGCGGACCTGTTCCTGCGGGCCCGGGGGAACATCACCCTCACCGACGCGGGCGAGGCCCTGCTGCCGCTGGCCCGGCGGATCCTCGCCGACGCGGACACGGCCCGCCACGAGGTGCAGGAGCTGGTGCAGCTGCGCCGGGGGCGGGTCCGGCTCGGCGCGACACCGAGCCTGTGCACGGGCCTGCTGCCGGACGTCCTGCGCGCCTTCCACGACCGTTATCCCGGCATCCGGCTGCTCATCGAGGAGGGCGGCTCGCACGACCTCGTCCGGGAGCTGGCCCGCGGCGCCCTCGACCTCGCCCTGGTCGTCCTGCCGCTGCCCGCGCCGGCGCCCGCGCTGACGGCGGTGGAGCTGCTGCGGGAGGACCTGGTGGTGGTGTCCTCCCCCGAGGTGCCGGCGCCCGGGCGGGACGGCCGGGCGGTCGAGGTCGGGGACCTGGCGGGCGAACGCCTGGTGATGTTCCGGCACGGGTACGACCTGCGGGAGCTGACCGTCGCCGCGTGCCGCTCCGCGGGGTTCGAGCCGGAGTTCTCGGTGGAGGGCGGCGAGATGGACGCGGTGCTGGGGTTCGTGCGGGCGGGGCTGGGGGTGGCCGTGGTGCCCCGGATGGTGGCCGCGCGGGCCGGGCGGGGGCTGAGGGTCACCCCGCTGGCTCGGCCGGGGCTGCACCGGGTCATCGCGCTGGCCCACCGCAGCGACGTGGCTCCGCCCCGGGCCGCGAGGGAGTTGCAGCGGATGCTGCTCGAACGGTGA
- a CDS encoding class F sortase, with translation MSASELAELAEEERRRRRAPWGVVALLLLTGLALMRNGSGEFGTGPPQPASAAAPDGRAVADTSAAAPAPLPFSAADRVRIPAIRVDAPAVPVGLDAAGWVGAPPPEDPNLAGWFTGAVSPGEKGTAVVVGHVDNQQGPAVFYGLGALKKGNRVEILRQDGKTAVFDIYGVEVFEKSKFPGDRVYGSKGTPELRVITCGGGFTKQNGYDGNVVVFARLAAVR, from the coding sequence ATGTCTGCGTCCGAGCTGGCCGAGCTGGCCGAGGAGGAGCGACGGAGGAGGCGTGCCCCGTGGGGCGTGGTGGCGCTCCTCCTGCTGACCGGCCTGGCGCTCATGCGCAACGGTTCGGGGGAGTTCGGCACCGGCCCTCCGCAACCCGCGTCCGCGGCCGCCCCGGACGGCCGCGCGGTGGCGGACACGTCCGCGGCCGCCCCGGCCCCGCTGCCGTTCTCCGCGGCCGACCGGGTGCGGATCCCCGCGATCCGGGTCGACGCGCCGGCCGTGCCCGTCGGTCTGGACGCGGCCGGCTGGGTGGGCGCGCCGCCGCCGGAGGACCCCAACCTGGCGGGCTGGTTCACCGGCGCGGTCTCCCCGGGTGAGAAGGGCACGGCCGTCGTCGTCGGGCACGTCGACAACCAGCAGGGACCGGCCGTGTTCTACGGGCTCGGGGCCCTGAAGAAGGGGAACAGGGTCGAGATCCTGCGCCAGGACGGGAAGACCGCGGTCTTCGACATCTACGGGGTCGAGGTCTTCGAGAAGAGCAAATTCCCCGGTGACCGCGTCTACGGCTCGAAGGGCACGCCGGAGCTGCGGGTGATCACCTGTGGCGGTGGTTTCACCAAGCAGAACGGCTACGACGGCAACGTCGTCGTCTTCGCCCGCCTGGCCGCGGTGCGCTGA
- a CDS encoding DUF4239 domain-containing protein, which yields MSDWLVLVLAMLGACAVVVVTTVVRHKRAPQDEDPSETPDVIEYMTMWIGVVYAIVLGLAIAGVWEARSAAQDHVQAEAQALHEISERVRVYPPEVRDRIRNDVNTYVGHVVTTEWKAMTDHGRLTDRGTDLLERVRRDVTDHRPANDFEAQAYQPVLDQMAAADQARNARADSTGATMPPVVWWGLLTGAVITIGMVFVLQIRRTARELVLAGLFSATISFMLFLIWDFDAPYSRGIAATAEPFLSLFPGAGG from the coding sequence TTGTCGGATTGGCTTGTTCTCGTCCTCGCGATGCTGGGGGCCTGTGCCGTCGTGGTCGTCACCACCGTCGTACGGCACAAACGGGCCCCGCAGGACGAGGACCCCAGCGAGACCCCCGACGTCATCGAGTACATGACGATGTGGATCGGCGTCGTGTACGCCATCGTCCTGGGCCTGGCCATCGCCGGCGTGTGGGAGGCGCGCAGCGCCGCCCAGGACCACGTGCAGGCCGAGGCCCAGGCACTGCACGAGATCTCCGAGCGGGTCCGGGTCTACCCGCCGGAGGTGCGTGACCGCATCCGGAACGATGTCAACACCTATGTCGGACACGTCGTGACCACCGAGTGGAAGGCGATGACGGATCACGGCCGGCTCACGGACCGCGGCACCGATCTGCTGGAGCGGGTCCGCCGGGACGTCACGGACCACCGGCCGGCGAACGACTTCGAGGCGCAGGCCTACCAGCCCGTGCTGGACCAGATGGCCGCCGCCGACCAGGCGCGCAACGCGCGGGCCGACTCCACCGGGGCGACCATGCCGCCCGTGGTGTGGTGGGGGCTGCTCACCGGGGCCGTCATCACCATCGGCATGGTCTTCGTGCTGCAGATCAGACGCACCGCGCGGGAACTGGTCCTGGCCGGGCTGTTCTCCGCCACCATCTCCTTCATGCTCTTCCTCATCTGGGACTTCGACGCGCCCTACAGCCGGGGCATCGCGGCGACGGCGGAGCCGTTCCTCAGCCTCTTCCCGGGCGCCGGCGGATAG
- a CDS encoding bifunctional diguanylate cyclase/phosphodiesterase yields MSTEPDGPEDRLRRLTTIWSRAVYPVTSTSLTRVEFEARLLPLARRLSGLLRARNFDAEVAKAVGAALVEAHCTDPEALSRTLDCVDAYLVLYCGDDGPQDELRMRTSRMQHAMAAGYAQALRARTLAEQEAIAQAALQAQGVVAQALHASEARFRAVFEGAAIGIGIADLDGNVLQVNKALLRMFGLPEQSLRGRQVLDWTHPEDAPQTWRLYDELVRGEREHYHVEKAFNRPDGTVLWTNLTVSLLRDPDGNPQYQLALMEDTTERRLLNLRLRYEATHDALTGLPNRTLFFERLEKALNAGEGQRFGLCYLDLDGFKTINDSLGHAAGDRLLVEVADRLQSCATAPGEMVARLGGDEFVALTTGPDTQREVDELAERIMNALVTPISIDGRDLLVRGSLGIVEGPAGERTAAEVLRSADITMYRAKSAGGNRAELADPEADARTITRHGLTTALPTALERGEFFIEYQPLVHLGDGSVRGAEALVRWLHPQHGVLGPDRFIPLAEHTGLIVPLGRWVLEESVRQARAWRERERAAGPLRINVNLSPCQLSHPGLVQDTVDILERAGVTPDALCLEVTESALIGADDDLLKPLRRLAEMGVDIALDDFGTGYSNLANLRRLPVSVLKLDRSFTQGMQQFPADPVDLKIVEGIVSLAHSLDLAVTVEGVETSAQAEQLRVLGCDTAQGWYYARPGPPERLHDLALADTTG; encoded by the coding sequence GTGAGCACGGAACCGGACGGGCCGGAGGACAGACTGCGCCGGCTGACGACGATCTGGAGCCGGGCGGTCTACCCGGTCACCTCCACGTCGCTGACCCGGGTCGAGTTCGAGGCGCGGCTCCTGCCGCTCGCACGCCGACTGAGCGGCCTGCTGCGCGCCCGGAACTTCGACGCCGAGGTGGCCAAGGCGGTCGGCGCCGCGCTGGTCGAGGCGCACTGCACCGATCCCGAGGCGCTCAGCCGCACCCTGGACTGCGTCGACGCCTACCTCGTCCTCTACTGCGGTGACGACGGCCCGCAGGACGAATTGCGCATGCGGACCTCCCGGATGCAGCACGCCATGGCCGCCGGGTACGCGCAGGCCCTGCGCGCGCGGACGCTCGCCGAACAAGAGGCCATCGCCCAGGCCGCGTTGCAGGCGCAGGGCGTGGTGGCGCAGGCGCTGCACGCCAGCGAGGCCCGCTTCCGCGCGGTCTTCGAGGGCGCCGCCATAGGGATCGGCATCGCCGACCTCGACGGCAACGTCCTCCAGGTCAACAAGGCGCTGCTGCGCATGTTCGGGCTCCCCGAGCAGTCCCTGCGCGGCCGGCAGGTGCTGGACTGGACGCATCCCGAGGACGCCCCCCAGACGTGGCGGCTCTACGACGAACTCGTGCGCGGCGAGCGCGAGCACTACCACGTCGAGAAGGCGTTCAACCGCCCCGACGGCACGGTCCTGTGGACCAACCTGACCGTCTCCCTGCTGCGGGACCCCGACGGCAACCCGCAGTACCAGCTCGCCCTCATGGAGGACACCACCGAGCGGCGCCTGCTCAACCTCCGCCTGCGCTACGAGGCCACGCACGACGCGCTCACCGGCCTGCCCAACCGCACCCTGTTCTTCGAGCGCCTGGAGAAGGCCCTGAACGCGGGCGAGGGCCAGCGCTTCGGCCTGTGCTACCTCGACCTGGACGGCTTCAAGACCATCAACGACAGCCTCGGCCACGCGGCCGGCGACCGGCTGCTGGTGGAGGTCGCGGACCGGCTCCAGTCCTGCGCCACCGCGCCCGGCGAGATGGTCGCCCGGCTCGGCGGCGACGAGTTCGTGGCGCTGACCACCGGCCCCGACACCCAGCGCGAGGTCGACGAACTGGCCGAGCGCATCATGAACGCGCTGGTCACGCCGATCAGCATCGACGGCCGGGACCTGCTGGTGCGCGGCAGCCTCGGCATCGTCGAGGGGCCGGCCGGGGAGCGCACGGCGGCCGAGGTGCTGCGCAGCGCGGACATCACCATGTACCGGGCCAAGTCGGCGGGCGGCAACCGCGCCGAACTCGCCGACCCCGAGGCCGACGCCCGCACCATCACCCGGCACGGTCTGACCACGGCCCTCCCGACGGCGCTGGAACGCGGTGAGTTCTTCATCGAGTACCAGCCGCTCGTCCACCTCGGGGACGGCAGCGTCCGGGGCGCCGAGGCCCTGGTGCGCTGGCTGCACCCGCAGCACGGGGTCCTCGGGCCCGACCGCTTCATCCCGCTCGCCGAGCACACGGGCCTGATCGTGCCGCTCGGCCGCTGGGTCCTGGAGGAGTCCGTCCGCCAGGCCCGTGCCTGGCGCGAGCGCGAGCGGGCGGCGGGCCCGCTGCGCATCAACGTCAACCTGTCCCCCTGCCAGCTCAGCCATCCCGGCCTGGTCCAGGACACGGTCGACATCCTGGAACGCGCGGGCGTCACCCCGGACGCGCTCTGCCTGGAGGTCACCGAGTCGGCCCTGATCGGCGCCGACGACGACCTCCTCAAGCCCCTGCGCCGGCTCGCCGAGATGGGCGTCGACATCGCCCTGGACGACTTCGGCACCGGCTACTCCAACCTGGCCAACCTGCGCCGCCTGCCGGTGAGCGTCCTCAAACTGGACCGTTCCTTCACCCAGGGCATGCAGCAGTTCCCGGCCGACCCCGTCGACCTGAAGATCGTCGAGGGCATCGTCTCCCTCGCCCACAGCCTCGACCTCGCGGTGACCGTGGAGGGCGTGGAGACGAGCGCCCAGGCCGAACAGCTCCGCGTCCTGGGCTGCGACACCGCCCAGGGCTGGTACTACGCCCGTCCGGGCCCCCCGGAAAGGCTGCACGACCTGGCGCTGGCGGACACCACGGGCTGA
- a CDS encoding fumarate reductase/succinate dehydrogenase flavoprotein subunit, whose amino-acid sequence MTSYADYTTAEPVADTKAPSGPVHERWDKRRFEAKLVNPANRRKHTVIVVGTGLAGGSAGATLAEQGYRVVQFCYQDSPRRAHSIAAQGGINAAKNYRNDGDSVHRLFYDTVKGGDFRARESNVHRLAQISVGIIDQCVAQGVPFAREYGGLLDTRSFGGVQVSRTFYARGQTGQQLLLGAYQALSRQIAAGNVELHPRTEMLDLIVVDGRARGIVARDLITGRISTYFADAVVLASGGYGNVFYLSTNAMNSNATAIWRAHRRGAYFANPCFTQIHPTCIPRTGDHQSKLTLMSESLRNDGRIWVPRAKGDDRPPNEIPEDERDYYLERIYPSFGNLVPRDIASRAAKNVCDEGRGVGPGGQGVYLDFADAIRRMGRRAVEAKYGNLFEMYQRITDEDPYQVPMRIYPAVHYTMGGLWVDYDLQTTVPGLFAIGEANFSDHGANRLGASALMQGLADGYFVLPATINDYLARNPHQEPVTDEHPVVQEVLAETEDRLNLLLAVDGDRTPDSFHRELGELMWEFCGMARSEAGLRKALERIPRIREEFWRRIKVPGTGEEFNQSLEKANRIVDYLELAELMCLDALHRSESCGGHFREESQTPDGEAARRDDEFAYAAAWEFTGTGQAPALHKEDLVFEYVHPTQRSYA is encoded by the coding sequence ATGACTTCCTACGCCGACTACACGACCGCAGAGCCGGTCGCCGACACCAAGGCCCCGTCGGGCCCCGTCCACGAGCGCTGGGACAAGCGCCGCTTCGAGGCCAAGCTGGTCAACCCGGCCAACCGCCGCAAGCACACGGTCATCGTCGTAGGCACCGGCCTGGCGGGCGGCTCCGCCGGCGCCACCCTGGCCGAGCAGGGCTACCGCGTCGTCCAGTTCTGCTACCAGGACTCCCCGCGCCGGGCCCACTCGATCGCCGCACAGGGCGGCATCAACGCGGCGAAGAACTACCGCAACGACGGAGACTCCGTCCACCGCCTGTTCTACGACACCGTCAAGGGCGGCGACTTCCGCGCCCGCGAGTCCAACGTGCACCGCCTCGCCCAGATCTCCGTGGGCATCATCGACCAGTGCGTGGCCCAGGGCGTGCCGTTCGCCCGTGAGTACGGCGGCCTGCTCGACACCCGCTCCTTCGGCGGCGTCCAGGTCTCGCGCACCTTCTACGCCCGCGGCCAGACGGGCCAGCAGCTCCTGCTCGGCGCCTACCAGGCGCTGTCCCGGCAGATCGCCGCCGGGAACGTGGAGCTGCACCCGCGCACCGAGATGCTGGACCTGATCGTCGTGGACGGGCGGGCGCGCGGCATCGTGGCCCGGGACCTGATCACCGGCCGGATCTCCACGTACTTCGCCGACGCCGTCGTCCTGGCCAGCGGCGGATACGGCAACGTCTTCTACCTGTCGACCAACGCCATGAACTCCAACGCGACCGCCATCTGGCGGGCGCACCGGCGCGGTGCCTACTTCGCCAACCCCTGCTTCACCCAGATCCACCCCACCTGCATCCCGCGCACCGGCGACCACCAGTCCAAGCTGACGCTGATGAGCGAGTCCCTGCGCAACGACGGCCGCATCTGGGTGCCCAGGGCCAAGGGTGACGACCGCCCGCCGAACGAGATCCCCGAGGACGAGCGCGACTACTACCTGGAGCGCATCTACCCGTCCTTCGGCAACCTGGTCCCGAGGGACATCGCCTCCCGCGCCGCGAAGAACGTCTGCGACGAGGGCAGGGGCGTCGGCCCCGGCGGACAGGGCGTCTACCTGGACTTCGCCGACGCCATCCGGCGCATGGGCCGCAGGGCCGTCGAGGCCAAGTACGGCAACCTCTTCGAGATGTACCAGCGCATCACCGACGAGGACCCGTACCAGGTGCCGATGCGCATCTACCCGGCCGTGCACTACACGATGGGCGGTTTGTGGGTCGACTACGACCTGCAGACCACCGTTCCGGGGCTGTTCGCGATCGGGGAGGCCAACTTCTCCGACCACGGCGCCAACCGGCTCGGCGCCTCCGCGCTGATGCAGGGCCTGGCCGACGGCTACTTCGTGCTGCCGGCCACCATCAACGACTACCTGGCCCGCAATCCCCACCAGGAACCGGTCACCGACGAGCACCCGGTCGTGCAGGAGGTGCTGGCGGAGACCGAGGACCGCCTGAACCTGCTGCTGGCGGTCGACGGCGACCGCACGCCCGACTCCTTCCACCGCGAACTGGGCGAACTGATGTGGGAGTTCTGCGGCATGGCCCGCTCCGAAGCCGGGCTGCGCAAGGCCCTGGAACGGATCCCCCGGATCCGCGAGGAGTTCTGGCGGCGCATCAAGGTGCCCGGCACCGGCGAGGAGTTCAACCAGTCGCTGGAGAAGGCCAACCGCATCGTCGACTACCTCGAACTCGCCGAGCTGATGTGCCTCGACGCGCTGCACCGCTCCGAGTCCTGCGGCGGTCACTTCCGCGAGGAGTCCCAGACCCCGGACGGCGAGGCGGCCCGCAGGGACGACGAGTTCGCCTACGCGGCCGCCTGGGAGTTCACGGGGACGGGCCAGGCCCCGGCCCTGCACAAGGAAGACCTGGTCTTCGAGTACGTCCACCCCACCCAGCGGAGCTACGCATGA
- a CDS encoding SAM-dependent methyltransferase — MERPAWAPRSIDISVPSVSRIYDYYLGGSHNFEVDREAARKVMEYLPGLPKTMQANRAFLRRAVRFAAAEGITQFLDIGSGIPTFGNVHEVARAAAPEARVVYVDHDPVAVAHSQAVLQGNERADVIAADLRKPQEILASPRLQHLIDLNRPVALLLVAILHFVEDADDPYAAVAELREALAPGSLLILTHASYEGMPLPAERAEGAVDVYKDIRNPLIMRSRDDVARFFEGYDMVEPGLVPLPLWRPESAPEDEDPFAFSGLAGVGRSA; from the coding sequence ATGGAGCGTCCTGCCTGGGCTCCCAGGAGCATCGACATCTCGGTGCCCAGCGTTTCCCGTATCTACGACTACTACCTGGGCGGTTCGCACAACTTCGAGGTCGACCGGGAGGCGGCCCGCAAGGTAATGGAGTACCTGCCGGGTCTGCCGAAGACCATGCAGGCCAACCGGGCTTTCCTGCGCCGGGCCGTGCGTTTCGCGGCCGCGGAGGGCATCACCCAGTTCCTCGACATCGGCTCCGGCATCCCGACGTTCGGCAACGTCCACGAGGTGGCCCGGGCCGCCGCGCCGGAGGCCCGGGTCGTGTACGTCGACCACGACCCGGTGGCCGTGGCGCACAGCCAGGCCGTGCTGCAGGGCAACGAGCGGGCCGACGTCATCGCCGCCGACCTGCGCAAGCCGCAGGAGATCCTCGCCAGCCCCCGGTTGCAGCACCTGATCGACCTGAACCGGCCGGTGGCCCTGCTGCTCGTTGCCATACTGCACTTCGTGGAAGACGCGGACGACCCGTACGCTGCGGTGGCCGAACTGCGCGAGGCACTCGCACCCGGCAGTCTGCTGATCCTCACCCACGCCTCGTACGAGGGAATGCCCCTGCCCGCGGAGCGGGCCGAGGGCGCGGTGGACGTGTACAAGGACATTCGCAACCCGCTGATCATGCGCTCGCGCGACGACGTCGCGCGGTTCTTCGAGGGGTACGACATGGTGGAACCCGGACTGGTGCCGCTGCCGCTCTGGCGTCCGGAGTCGGCGCCCGAGGACGAGGACCCGTTCGCCTTCTCCGGGCTCGCAGGTGTGGGGCGTTCGGCGTGA
- a CDS encoding SCO0930 family lipoprotein → MKTSWRAASLVAAAASVLALTTACGQDSATTPASAARNVGATAAAGDYGGSAIGAGSGYGADGGQSSAPPAPAGRLSVAPDPGLGKVLTDGSGLTLYRFDKDTARPPKSNCAGDCATTWPPVPADDATAGAGVDEALLGEVTRADGSKQLTVAGWPAYRYAKDAASGDVNGQGVGGTWFALAPTGKKAKRSDLPGLSVRKDPKLGDVVVDRNGMTVYRFMKDEAWPKSVSRCTGACLEKWPAVAPVAADDTEGVRKKGLMGFTRPDGVKQMTVNCWPVYTFSGDNAPGDTDGQGVGGTWYAVAPDGKPAGEPGN, encoded by the coding sequence ATGAAGACCTCCTGGCGGGCCGCCTCACTGGTGGCCGCGGCCGCTTCGGTGCTGGCGCTGACGACGGCATGCGGTCAGGACAGCGCCACGACCCCGGCCTCGGCGGCCCGGAACGTCGGCGCCACGGCCGCGGCGGGCGACTACGGCGGCTCCGCGATCGGCGCGGGCAGCGGCTACGGGGCCGACGGCGGCCAGAGCTCGGCCCCGCCCGCTCCCGCGGGCCGGCTGTCCGTGGCCCCCGATCCCGGCCTGGGCAAGGTCCTGACCGACGGCTCCGGCCTCACCCTGTACCGCTTCGACAAGGACACCGCCCGTCCGCCCAAGTCGAACTGCGCCGGTGACTGCGCCACCACCTGGCCGCCGGTGCCCGCCGACGACGCCACCGCCGGTGCCGGCGTCGACGAGGCGCTGCTCGGCGAGGTCACCCGCGCCGACGGCAGCAAGCAGCTCACCGTCGCCGGCTGGCCCGCCTACCGCTATGCCAAGGACGCCGCCTCCGGTGACGTCAACGGGCAGGGGGTGGGCGGCACGTGGTTCGCGCTCGCGCCCACCGGCAAGAAGGCGAAGCGGTCCGACCTGCCCGGCCTGTCCGTGCGCAAGGACCCGAAGCTGGGGGACGTCGTCGTCGACCGGAACGGCATGACGGTCTACCGCTTCATGAAGGACGAGGCGTGGCCGAAGTCCGTCTCCCGCTGCACGGGCGCCTGCCTGGAGAAGTGGCCCGCGGTCGCGCCGGTCGCGGCCGATGACACCGAGGGCGTCCGGAAGAAGGGCCTGATGGGCTTCACCCGGCCCGACGGGGTCAAGCAGATGACGGTCAACTGCTGGCCGGTCTACACCTTCTCCGGCGACAACGCCCCGGGCGACACCGACGGCCAGGGCGTGGGCGGCACGTGGTACGCCGTCGCGCCCGACGGCAAGCCGGCCGGGGAACCGGGCAACTAG
- a CDS encoding succinate dehydrogenase, with translation MARTMWDSSVGKKTVMAVSGLIMLLYLIAHMIGNLKIYFGAGEFNHYAHWLRTVGEPFMHYEWTLWLIRIVLVVAVVAHATSAYQLSRRDIRARPGKYVHTRPRASYATRTMRWGGIILGLFIVWHVLDLTTGTVHSGGFQPGHPYQNVVDTFSTWYGNVVYIVAMLALGLHIRHGFWSAAQTLGVGSRARDRALKTAANVLALLLTAGFVAVPVGVMTGVVS, from the coding sequence ATGGCGCGCACGATGTGGGACAGCTCCGTCGGCAAGAAGACGGTGATGGCGGTCAGCGGTCTGATCATGCTGCTGTACCTGATCGCGCACATGATCGGGAACCTGAAGATCTACTTCGGGGCGGGCGAGTTCAACCACTACGCCCACTGGCTGCGCACCGTGGGCGAGCCCTTCATGCACTACGAGTGGACGCTCTGGCTCATCCGGATCGTCCTCGTCGTCGCCGTGGTCGCCCACGCCACCTCCGCCTACCAGCTCAGCCGCCGCGACATCAGGGCCCGACCCGGCAAGTACGTGCACACCCGGCCCCGGGCGAGCTACGCGACCCGCACGATGCGCTGGGGCGGGATCATCCTCGGCCTGTTCATCGTCTGGCACGTCCTCGACCTGACCACCGGCACCGTGCACTCCGGCGGCTTCCAGCCGGGCCACCCGTACCAGAACGTCGTGGACACCTTCTCCACCTGGTACGGCAACGTCGTCTACATCGTCGCGATGCTCGCGCTCGGCCTGCACATCCGGCACGGATTCTGGAGCGCGGCGCAGACCCTCGGCGTCGGCAGCCGCGCCCGCGACCGCGCCCTGAAGACCGCCGCCAACGTCCTCGCGCTGCTGCTCACGGCCGGCTTCGTCGCCGTACCCGTGGGCGTCATGACCGGAGTGGTGAGCTGA